A genomic region of Desulfosarcina ovata subsp. ovata contains the following coding sequences:
- a CDS encoding sensor histidine kinase — protein sequence MNNGPPPQRPRLPEEERRRRKRELVLSVVIIFVVTLLTLAENRIVTFGANIPVSNTILMFILININLLLLILLIFLVFRNLVKLFYARRRKVMGSRLRTRLVLAFVALSLLPTTILFFFAINFITNSIEFWFNVPVEQALEKSLLVGQKFYRENEIRNRFFIERISYQIQRKNMTAPEKRKELNHYVQVVQREFDLDTVEVYSANYNRLTYALGDDVESAAVKAAPLGAFAVDSSGKEVHTLTDTLANGELLRTIGTVPFSVTKDEAVAYVALGLFIPPDLAENMESISRGFGEYQQIKLLKKPIQITYYITLSIVALLVLFCAVWFGFYLAKTITIPIMDLADGTRRVADGDLSVTIDSMAADDEIGSLIDAFNKMTRDLRSSRRQLELSARKLTEQNQEIEARRQYMEIVLKNVSAGVITTDANGIITTFNKSAERMLNFDASQILERHYSELLVTEHLEFTQDIMEEVMAVRDQTLEIPMRVVVSGQPRTFLVYVNALRDEQGNPIGFVMVFDDLTELEKAQRMAAWREVARRIAHEVKNPLTPISLSAQRLKRRYSERINEPVFDECTRMIIDHVDLIRNLVNEFSTFARFPTADLKPGQLPPIIEETVALYREGHPDVSFDVQLDESIPTLNLDRQQFKQAMINLVDNAVAAVHNQGHIAISAIYDPILKRVRLEVADDGSGIADTDKIRLFEPNFSTKKAGMGLGLTIVNSIVSDHNGMIRVQDNPPKGAKFVIELPT from the coding sequence ATGAACAACGGCCCCCCCCCCCAACGACCGCGCCTCCCGGAGGAGGAACGCAGACGCCGCAAGCGCGAGCTGGTACTCAGTGTGGTCATTATTTTTGTGGTGACCTTGCTAACACTGGCGGAAAACCGTATCGTCACGTTTGGGGCCAACATTCCCGTTTCCAACACCATTTTGATGTTCATTCTGATCAACATCAATCTGCTGCTCCTGATTCTGTTGATCTTTCTTGTCTTCCGCAACCTGGTAAAACTGTTCTACGCCCGGCGCCGCAAAGTGATGGGGTCCCGCTTGCGTACCCGTTTGGTCCTGGCCTTTGTTGCGCTCTCACTGCTGCCCACCACGATCCTGTTCTTTTTTGCCATCAACTTCATCACCAACAGCATCGAATTCTGGTTTAATGTTCCTGTGGAACAGGCCCTGGAGAAATCCCTTCTGGTCGGTCAGAAATTTTACCGCGAGAACGAAATCAGGAATCGATTTTTTATCGAGCGGATCTCTTACCAGATCCAGCGCAAAAACATGACCGCGCCGGAGAAACGCAAAGAGCTCAACCACTACGTTCAGGTGGTGCAGCGGGAGTTCGATCTGGACACGGTGGAAGTCTATTCGGCGAACTACAACCGCCTCACCTATGCCCTGGGCGACGATGTGGAAAGCGCTGCCGTGAAAGCGGCTCCCCTGGGTGCCTTTGCCGTCGATAGCAGCGGCAAAGAAGTGCACACCCTGACTGACACACTGGCCAATGGCGAACTGCTGCGCACCATTGGCACGGTGCCGTTCAGTGTCACCAAGGATGAAGCGGTCGCCTACGTCGCCCTGGGGCTGTTTATCCCTCCGGATCTTGCCGAGAACATGGAGTCCATCTCGCGGGGGTTCGGTGAATACCAGCAGATCAAGCTGCTTAAAAAGCCGATTCAGATCACCTATTACATCACGCTTTCCATCGTGGCCCTGCTGGTTTTGTTCTGTGCGGTATGGTTCGGTTTCTACCTGGCCAAAACCATCACGATTCCCATCATGGATCTGGCCGACGGGACCCGGCGGGTGGCTGACGGTGATCTGAGCGTAACCATCGACAGCATGGCAGCAGATGACGAAATCGGCAGCCTCATCGATGCGTTCAATAAAATGACCCGGGATCTGCGCTCGAGTCGCCGACAACTTGAGCTGTCGGCCCGTAAGCTCACCGAGCAGAATCAGGAGATCGAAGCGCGGCGCCAGTATATGGAGATCGTTCTGAAAAACGTCTCGGCCGGAGTCATCACCACCGATGCCAACGGGATTATCACCACCTTCAACAAATCCGCCGAGCGGATGTTGAATTTCGACGCCAGCCAGATCCTCGAGCGACATTACAGCGAGTTGCTGGTCACCGAACACCTCGAATTTACTCAGGATATCATGGAAGAAGTCATGGCGGTCCGAGACCAGACCCTGGAGATCCCCATGCGGGTGGTGGTCAGCGGACAGCCACGCACTTTTCTCGTCTATGTCAACGCACTGAGAGATGAGCAGGGCAACCCCATCGGATTCGTCATGGTCTTCGATGATCTGACGGAACTGGAAAAGGCGCAGCGCATGGCGGCCTGGCGCGAGGTGGCCCGGCGCATCGCCCACGAAGTGAAGAACCCGCTGACCCCGATCAGCCTTTCGGCACAGCGGTTGAAAAGACGCTATTCGGAACGTATCAATGAGCCGGTTTTCGATGAGTGCACCCGGATGATCATCGACCATGTCGACCTGATCCGCAATCTGGTTAACGAATTCTCAACCTTCGCCCGTTTCCCCACAGCGGATCTCAAACCGGGTCAACTGCCACCGATTATCGAAGAGACCGTCGCGCTTTACCGCGAAGGACATCCGGATGTCAGCTTCGATGTTCAGCTGGACGAAAGCATTCCAACCTTGAACCTGGACCGCCAACAGTTCAAGCAGGCCATGATCAATCTGGTGGACAATGCCGTGGCAGCGGTGCACAATCAGGGCCACATCGCCATTTCCGCCATTTACGATCCGATTTTGAAGCGTGTCCGCCTGGAAGTGGCCGACGACGGCAGCGGCATCGCCGACACCGATAAAATCCGCCTTTTTGAACCCAATTTTTCCACCAAAAAGGCGGGTATGGGACTGGGCCTGACTATCGTTAACTCCATTGTCAGCGATCACAATGGTATGATACGGGTTCAGGACAATCCGCCCAAAGGCGCCAAATTTGTAATTGAGCTGCCGACCTGA
- a CDS encoding DUF4390 domain-containing protein, producing MNRSEKRIAAFLMCLIIGVSAHCPAMAGDARLTNIIVTNTRDDLLIYLSVDGAFTPKIEAAINSGVPASFSFFVKLYRTRGMWFDKEMTDLTLTHTINYNSLKKEYAVSRSWDANSPVIVYSLEAAKKLMTEIDSLKVISLAQLEKGRQYQIQAKAKLSRVTLPYYLHYVLFFLSLWDFETDWYTIDFIY from the coding sequence ATGAACCGATCCGAAAAACGGATTGCCGCTTTTTTAATGTGCCTCATCATCGGCGTTTCGGCCCATTGTCCGGCCATGGCCGGCGATGCCAGGCTCACCAACATCATCGTGACCAATACCCGGGATGATCTGTTGATCTATCTGTCGGTGGACGGCGCCTTCACCCCCAAAATAGAAGCAGCCATCAACAGCGGTGTACCCGCCTCTTTCTCGTTTTTCGTCAAACTCTACCGGACCCGGGGAATGTGGTTCGATAAAGAGATGACGGATCTGACCCTCACCCATACCATCAACTACAACAGCCTGAAAAAAGAGTACGCCGTGTCACGCTCATGGGACGCCAACAGCCCCGTGATCGTCTATTCCCTGGAGGCCGCAAAAAAACTGATGACGGAAATCGACAGCCTCAAAGTCATCTCGCTGGCACAGCTGGAAAAGGGCAGGCAATACCAGATCCAGGCAAAGGCAAAACTCAGTCGGGTCACCCTGCCCTACTACCTGCACTACGTGCTTTTCTTTTTATCCCTCTGGGATTTTGAGACCGACTGGTATACTATCGATTTTATTTACTAA
- the lpxC gene encoding UDP-3-O-acyl-N-acetylglucosamine deacetylase, which translates to MVNHQHTLAKPVSSTGIGVHSGNIVNLTLLPAPANHGIRFVRTDLPGRPGVTAHFNNVVDTSLATVIGAEGCIVSTVEHLMAGFSGMSIDNAIVEVDAYELPIMDGSAGPFTELIQSAGILRQEEGSKCYFKVNTPITLAENGKSVTVYPADQFRITCTIVYNHPLIGTQTCDFVVTPEIFRKEICTARTFGFLHEVEMMKRYGLGRGGSLENALVIDTDRVLNEGGLRFADEFVRHKALDLIGDFSLIGMPIMGHVVTHCSGHAFNHAFLEKFFSQKESWETCTLVSDALQAGGKK; encoded by the coding sequence ATGGTTAACCATCAGCACACCCTGGCCAAACCGGTCAGCAGCACCGGCATCGGCGTTCATTCAGGAAATATCGTCAATCTGACCCTCCTGCCGGCACCGGCAAACCACGGTATTCGTTTTGTCCGCACCGATCTGCCCGGTCGCCCCGGCGTCACCGCCCACTTCAACAATGTGGTCGACACCAGCCTGGCCACCGTCATCGGTGCCGAGGGCTGTATCGTTTCCACGGTGGAACATTTAATGGCCGGGTTCAGTGGCATGTCCATCGACAACGCCATTGTCGAAGTGGATGCCTACGAGCTGCCCATCATGGATGGCAGCGCAGGCCCGTTTACGGAATTGATCCAGTCCGCCGGCATCCTCCGTCAGGAGGAGGGCAGCAAATGTTACTTCAAAGTCAATACCCCCATCACCCTGGCGGAAAACGGCAAGTCCGTGACCGTTTACCCGGCCGATCAATTCAGAATTACCTGTACCATTGTCTACAATCATCCGCTGATCGGCACCCAGACGTGTGATTTTGTCGTCACCCCGGAAATTTTCAGGAAAGAGATCTGCACGGCGCGGACGTTCGGTTTTCTCCATGAAGTGGAAATGATGAAACGCTATGGCCTGGGCCGGGGAGGATCGTTGGAGAATGCCCTGGTTATCGATACCGATCGCGTCCTCAACGAAGGGGGCCTGCGCTTTGCAGATGAATTCGTTCGCCACAAGGCGTTGGACCTGATCGGCGATTTCTCCCTCATCGGCATGCCGATCATGGGGCATGTGGTCACCCACTGCTCCGGCCACGCCTTCAATCACGCCTTCCTGGAAAAATTCTTCAGCCAGAAAGAATCCTGGGAAACATGCACCCTGGTCAGTGACGCACTTCAGGCTGGCGGAAAGAAATAA
- a CDS encoding thiolase family protein, protein MFSKAFVPYKGYWSSPFSRWQGMIQNEDSVYLGASAAKQFFALRGYTVDLFDSIVFGTTIPQKSWFYASPHFASLMGNPMISGPLMAQACATSTVSLNYAANCVETGGNQTVLVATTDRMSNGPNILWPNPNGPGGQPTFESWVMDGFAMDPMAETSPTGTAENVAKKHGFTREQSDAMAIARYNKYTDALKNDREFQKRYMLPLEIQVSRKKTVMFEEDEGITPCTEEGMARLKTKPGCVLTFGAQTHPADGNAGMIVTTKEKADELSADKAVTIQLIAYGAARADKAHMPEAATFAAQNSLKNAGLAVSDMAAVKTHNPFTINDLTMQKILGVDEKIFNNYGSSMIFGHPQGPTTMRLFIELIEELVILGGGYGLLSGCAAGDSGASLIVKVN, encoded by the coding sequence ATGTTCAGCAAAGCGTTCGTTCCATACAAGGGGTACTGGAGTTCACCGTTCAGCCGTTGGCAGGGGATGATACAAAACGAGGATTCGGTATATCTGGGTGCGTCGGCGGCCAAACAGTTTTTTGCCCTGCGCGGGTATACGGTGGACCTGTTCGACAGCATTGTGTTCGGTACGACGATTCCCCAGAAGAGCTGGTTTTACGCATCTCCCCATTTTGCTTCGCTGATGGGCAACCCGATGATCAGCGGGCCGCTGATGGCCCAGGCCTGTGCCACCTCCACGGTATCACTGAACTATGCGGCCAACTGCGTGGAGACCGGCGGCAACCAGACCGTGCTGGTGGCCACCACGGACCGGATGTCCAACGGTCCCAACATCTTGTGGCCCAACCCGAATGGCCCCGGCGGTCAGCCCACCTTCGAAAGCTGGGTGATGGACGGTTTCGCCATGGATCCCATGGCCGAGACCAGCCCAACGGGTACGGCCGAGAACGTGGCCAAGAAACACGGGTTCACCCGCGAGCAGTCCGATGCCATGGCCATTGCGCGGTACAACAAATACACCGACGCCCTGAAGAACGACCGTGAATTCCAGAAGCGCTACATGCTGCCGCTGGAGATTCAGGTTTCCCGGAAAAAGACCGTGATGTTCGAAGAAGACGAGGGGATTACGCCCTGCACCGAAGAGGGCATGGCCCGGTTGAAAACCAAACCCGGGTGCGTGCTGACCTTCGGCGCCCAGACCCATCCGGCCGACGGCAACGCCGGCATGATCGTGACCACGAAGGAGAAGGCCGACGAGCTTTCTGCCGACAAGGCCGTGACCATTCAGCTGATTGCTTACGGGGCGGCCCGGGCGGACAAGGCCCACATGCCCGAGGCAGCCACCTTTGCGGCCCAGAACAGCCTGAAGAATGCCGGCCTGGCCGTATCCGACATGGCGGCGGTGAAAACGCACAACCCCTTCACGATCAATGACCTGACCATGCAGAAGATTTTGGGTGTCGATGAAAAGATCTTCAACAACTACGGAAGTTCCATGATTTTCGGGCATCCCCAGGGCCCCACGACCATGCGTCTGTTCATCGAACTGATCGAGGAACTGGTGATTCTGGGCGGCGGTTACGGCCTTCTGTCCGGTTGCGCGGCCGGCGACAGCGGTGCATCCCTGATCGTCAAGGTCAACTGA
- a CDS encoding 3-hydroxyacyl-CoA dehydrogenase/enoyl-CoA hydratase family protein — translation MANEKKLYPSFQNPYLIEPTISLPDEMAVVGAGHIGPDIAYYLRTGMPDKKLYLVDVVEEPLKKAEARFKGYADKAVQKKKMKPEQAEKVLGNIVYTTDYAQLKNCGLVIEAATENLALKKKIFANLEAATSKEALLTSNTSGIPANEIFADMQYPGRSTITHFFAPAWRSLPVEVINWEGASDELINNLLWFFASTGKAPLVTDNVYSFLLNRIFESYTSEAAFLVDRATAKQVDHVAEAIVAAGPFFVLNLTGGNPLIYESQTRRMGENACYQPAHLLHSVAQWTVNRPGTKVDVPDDLAGWIKDRLLGLIFSQCFDIADRHVGTRADLNFGSIIGLGFKKGVFELMADLGDAEVKRIADAFVKERPGFPAPTRPIAEYTDFPRDILVDDKDGVRIITMRRPQAANALSAYTCDEILTELKKGEQDPAVKGFVITGYGTKAFCAGADIGGFIATLGNHAAGAEHSRSNSKVIEYIDTMDKPVVAAVNGLAMGGGVEVAMACHSRVADKKAFFQLPEITLGILPGMGGAVIPYRKWPQAAETFHGMVAEAKRLTCQDAEAIGMVQTVTSSYPEMIQAALAEVDRLSGQVPRAATGPVSIPEFTVPEAPNAGGLPLSREALSIVAQLVNEGAAADSLKAAMAMTYERCGDIVCTDAPREGVFAFMEKRKPNFTK, via the coding sequence ATGGCAAACGAAAAGAAACTCTACCCGTCCTTTCAGAACCCCTATCTGATCGAACCGACAATTTCCCTGCCCGATGAAATGGCGGTGGTTGGTGCCGGTCATATCGGCCCGGATATCGCGTACTATCTGCGTACCGGTATGCCGGATAAGAAACTCTACCTGGTCGACGTGGTCGAGGAGCCGCTTAAAAAGGCCGAGGCCCGGTTCAAGGGGTACGCAGACAAGGCCGTCCAAAAGAAGAAGATGAAGCCTGAGCAGGCGGAGAAGGTGCTCGGCAACATCGTCTACACCACCGACTATGCCCAATTGAAAAACTGCGGGCTGGTGATCGAGGCGGCCACGGAAAATCTGGCGCTGAAAAAGAAAATCTTCGCCAACCTGGAGGCGGCCACCAGCAAGGAGGCCCTCCTGACCTCCAACACCAGCGGCATCCCGGCCAACGAGATTTTCGCCGACATGCAGTATCCGGGACGCAGCACGATTACCCATTTTTTCGCTCCGGCGTGGCGCAGCCTGCCCGTGGAGGTGATCAACTGGGAGGGTGCCTCGGACGAGCTGATCAACAACCTGTTGTGGTTCTTTGCCAGTACCGGCAAGGCCCCCCTGGTGACCGACAACGTCTACTCGTTCCTGCTGAACCGCATTTTCGAAAGCTATACCAGCGAGGCGGCTTTTCTGGTCGACAGGGCCACGGCCAAGCAGGTGGACCATGTGGCTGAGGCCATCGTGGCTGCCGGGCCGTTTTTCGTGCTCAACCTGACCGGCGGCAATCCGCTGATCTACGAGTCCCAGACCCGGCGCATGGGTGAAAATGCCTGCTATCAGCCGGCGCACCTGTTGCACTCGGTGGCCCAGTGGACGGTCAACCGACCGGGCACCAAGGTGGACGTGCCCGATGATCTGGCGGGATGGATCAAGGACCGCCTGCTGGGGCTGATCTTCTCCCAGTGCTTCGATATCGCCGACCGCCATGTGGGCACCCGCGCGGACCTCAACTTCGGCAGCATCATCGGTCTGGGCTTTAAAAAGGGCGTGTTTGAACTGATGGCCGACCTGGGTGATGCCGAAGTCAAGCGTATCGCCGACGCCTTTGTCAAGGAACGCCCCGGCTTTCCGGCGCCCACGCGCCCCATCGCCGAGTACACCGATTTTCCCCGCGACATCCTGGTGGACGACAAGGATGGCGTGCGGATCATCACCATGCGCCGGCCCCAGGCGGCCAATGCCCTGAGCGCCTACACCTGCGACGAGATCCTGACCGAACTGAAAAAAGGCGAGCAGGATCCGGCGGTCAAGGGCTTCGTGATCACCGGGTATGGCACCAAGGCCTTCTGTGCCGGTGCCGACATCGGCGGGTTCATCGCCACCCTGGGCAACCATGCGGCCGGCGCCGAGCATTCCCGGAGCAACAGCAAGGTGATTGAGTACATCGACACCATGGACAAGCCCGTAGTGGCGGCGGTCAACGGCCTGGCCATGGGCGGTGGCGTGGAAGTGGCCATGGCCTGCCACAGCCGTGTGGCGGACAAAAAAGCCTTTTTCCAGTTGCCCGAGATCACCCTGGGTATCCTGCCCGGCATGGGCGGAGCGGTGATTCCTTACCGCAAATGGCCCCAGGCCGCCGAGACCTTTCACGGCATGGTGGCCGAGGCCAAACGGCTGACCTGCCAGGATGCCGAAGCCATCGGCATGGTTCAGACGGTGACCAGCAGCTACCCGGAGATGATCCAGGCGGCGCTGGCCGAGGTCGACCGGCTTTCCGGCCAAGTGCCCCGCGCGGCCACGGGCCCGGTGAGCATTCCGGAATTTACGGTACCCGAGGCGCCCAACGCCGGTGGCCTGCCCCTGAGCCGCGAAGCGCTTTCCATTGTGGCCCAATTGGTCAACGAGGGTGCCGCGGCCGACAGCCTCAAGGCGGCCATGGCGATGACCTACGAGCGTTGCGGGGATATCGTTTGTACCGATGCCCCCCGCGAAGGGGTTTTCGCTTTTATGGAAAAACGCAAACCGAACTTTACCAAATAG
- a CDS encoding MarR family winged helix-turn-helix transcriptional regulator: MSTSKFKNDRSIDERVLMAVVRVAERFKKESAALFKNFDLTFPQYNVLRVLDASENGQNTVRDINRIMLVSGANMTGITKRMEKTGFIIRSSDPSDDRLKRLEITPKGRQVLNDISDSNNRLVNGFLENYSTEKKIDLLSILNEILKKDTRTDGAVNPAE, translated from the coding sequence ATGTCGACAAGCAAATTTAAAAATGATCGGAGTATTGATGAACGGGTGTTGATGGCCGTTGTCCGGGTCGCCGAACGATTCAAAAAGGAATCTGCGGCGCTGTTCAAGAATTTTGATCTGACCTTCCCGCAGTACAATGTGCTCAGGGTTTTGGACGCTTCGGAAAACGGTCAGAATACGGTACGCGACATCAACCGGATCATGCTGGTTTCGGGCGCCAACATGACCGGTATCACCAAAAGAATGGAAAAAACCGGATTCATCATCAGATCCAGTGATCCGAGTGATGATCGTTTAAAGCGGCTTGAGATTACACCCAAAGGCCGGCAAGTGCTGAATGATATTTCCGATAGCAACAATCGTCTGGTCAACGGGTTCCTGGAAAACTATTCAACTGAGAAAAAGATTGACCTGCTGTCGATCCTCAATGAAATTCTAAAAAAGGATACCCGAACGGATGGCGCCGTCAATCCGGCCGAGTGA